From Bufo gargarizans isolate SCDJY-AF-19 chromosome 10, ASM1485885v1, whole genome shotgun sequence, the proteins below share one genomic window:
- the RAG2 gene encoding LOW QUALITY PROTEIN: V(D)J recombination-activating protein 2 (The sequence of the model RefSeq protein was modified relative to this genomic sequence to represent the inferred CDS: deleted 1 base in 1 codon), with protein sequence MTLQTLVASNNTSLIQPGFSLFRLGRHVFFFGQKGWPKRSCPTGVFLVNLKNNELKLRPSTFNNESCYLPPLRHPAVTGLSDSSDGEVIQYLIHGGKTPNNEVSQKLYVISMASSVNKKITLCCTEKDLVGDTPEARYGHSINVVHSRGKKAVLIFGGRSYVPLNQRTTEKWNSVVDCQPFIYLIDLQFGCSTMHIVKEIQDGVSFHVSIARNDTVYIIGGHLLENNVRSPKIYKINVDLLLGSPAITCNILQSLLSFSSSIVTSTVHDEFFIVGGYESDSQKKMTSHKVFLSNDDIEFKEVEAPDWTGEIRHSKTWFGADMGHGTVLLVIPGDNKNQHSDSNFFFYLISHGEEDNLMAQSCSQGSLEDQEDSLPLEDSEEFMFNTDGLISDEDMYNEDDEEDESETGYWIKCCSDCNLDINTWVPFYSTELNKPAMIYCSSEGGHWVHAQCMDLSENMLVNLSENNIKYFCNEHIKLERGLQTPKKMTTVMKPSIKRVGRTSSISRMSPSKKSFLRRLFE encoded by the exons ATGACCCTTCAGACATTAGTCGCTTCCAATAACACATCCCTGATCCAGCCAGGATTCTCCCTGTTTCGATTAGGAAGACATGTCTTCTTCTTCGGACAAAAGGGATGGCCAAAACGTTCCTGCCCCACAGGTGTGTTCCTGGTGAATCTCAAAAACAATGAGTTGAAACTTCGTCCCTCCACTTTCAACAATGAATCTTGCTACCTCCCACCATTGAGGCATCCAGCCGTGACAGGCCTTTCGGATAGTTCAGACGGGGAAGTCATCCAATATCTGATCCATGGAGGGAAGACGCCAAACAATGAGGTGTCTCAAAAACTCTACGTCATCTCAATGGCCTCCTCGgtcaacaaaaaaataacacTCTGCTGTACAGAGAAGGATTTAGTAGGGGATACCCCTGAAGCAAGGTATGGCCATTCCATCAATGTAGTCCACAGCAGAGGCAAAAAGGCAGTCCTGATATTTGGTGGAAGGTCCTATGTGCCCTTAAATCAAAGAACCACAGAAAAATGGAATAGTGTTGTTGACTGTCAACCATTCATCTACCTCATCGACCTCCAGTTTGGTTGCTCTACTATGCACATTGTCAAGGAAATTCAAGACGGAGTTTCTTTTCATGTCTCTATAGCCCGCAATGATACAGTCTACATTATTGGTGGACATTTGCTTGAAAATAATGTAAGATCTCCAAAGATCTACAAGATTAATGTGGATCTACTTCTCGGAAGTCCAGCCATAACTTGTAACATTCTCCAATCTCTCCTGTCTTTTTCAAGCTCTATTGTGACCAGTACC GTCCATGATGAGTTTTTTATTGTTGGAGGCTATGAGTCCGACAGCCAGAAGAAGATGACTTCTCACAAAGTTTTTCTAAGTAATGACGACATTGAATTTAAGGAAGTTGAGGCTCCCGATTGGACAGGGGAAATTAGGCACAGCAAGACATGGTTCGGGGCAGATATGGGTCATGGAACTGTACTTTTGGTGATCCCAGGGGACAACAAGAACCAACATTCAGATAGTAACTTCTTTTTCTACCTAATCAGTCATGGGGAAGAGGACAATTTGATGGCTCAGTCATGCAGTCAAGGATCTCTTGAAGACCAAGAGGACTCCCTGCCGCTTGAAGACTCGGAGGAGTTCATGTTCAACACAGATGGGTTAATTTCTGATGAAGACATGTATAACGAGGACGATGAAGAAGATGAGTCAGAAACTGGATACTGGATCAAGTGCTGCTCTGACTGTAATCTAGATATTAACACTTGGGTCCCTTTTTATTCTACAGAACTTAACAAACCAGCCATGATCTATTGCTCCAGCGAAGGTGGCCACTGGGTTCATGCCCAATGTATGGACCTCTCAGAAAATATGTTGGTCAATCTGTCCGAAAACAACATCAAGTATTTCTGCAATGAACATATAAAATTGGAAAGGGGGCTGCAAACACCTAAGAAGATGACCACTGTTATGAAACCATCGATTAAGCGAGTAGGTCGAACATCATCTATCAGCAGAATGTCACCCTCAAAGAAGTCTTTTCTCAGACGCTTGTTTGAGTAA